TTCGTCTTGGAAGTCGGAGCTGTCTGCTCCGATTAGGGAGACGGTTACCATATCGTAGATGTTGATAGTCTCTGCGGTGGAATTGACATTCCTGGTTAGTTCCACTGATTCTACTGGTGGCTGGTCCATCTTTATCCTCAGGAGGGAAGTCCCCACCcaaatcctcatccatccatccatccatccatctatctatctatctatctatctatctatctatctatctatctatctatctatctatctatctatctatctatctatctatctatctatctatctatctatctatctatctatctatctatctatctatctaatatTACTCTTCATGTACTGCATTAGCAGTACATGACAAGATGTAGAATAATTGACATGACAAGTTCTTtcctttatctgtctgtctttaTCTGTTCTACTGTTgtgctcctcctctttgttcacCTGTCTCCCACCACCTATTCCCAGAATGACGCACGTGGAACCCCCTTAGAGAGGGCGGCAGAGGTCATATACCAAGACCCAAAAATCTCTGGCTCCTGAGGTTGCAGATGTTCCCTGGACCCCGCTGCTGGCAGGTTACAGCGCCATTCTGGCGAACATTGAGACGTCCTGGGATGCATGCTTCTGAACTTACCTACAAGGATGTTTCACAAGAGGCCAGCTGGGAAGTCAGAGGGAGCCAAAAGGAAGGTGAGGCGGGTCAAAAAGAGAAGATCGACAGGAGGGGTGGATGATATTGATAACACATGGGGTAAGATGAACAAAGTTCTTGTTTTATAATGGGAAAGTGTAGGTTGATCTGAGATGAGAAGTGACAGTATTTACCATAGCAGTCAATGCTTCTTTTGGTTGTTCTTTCAGCTAAAATTTGTTTTGTTGAATTAGCTCAGCTTGAGCAATGACACcaataaataacaacaattTGAGACTTCAAAAACTATAAACCTAACAGCAACAATGGAAATATAGATGATGAAGTCTCTAATTAAACATATAATTGTATTTTCAGATAAAATGTGCTCTATCTCTATATCTTCTAAAATAAATCATGGATCAACCTTTTTAATAATTGACAAAAGAATTGCGCGGGTGATTTAATGCTTCATGTAAAGTAGCTTCTTCAATTTTTCACCCCTAACTTGCACCCCAGCTCAATATTGCCACCTCCTGACATAAATGTTTATTTCGACACTTAAACGTGGGTAATACCTGAtggctaaaaaaaaccaactaaaaAAGTTTGAGCgttaatattatttattttacatttatggaGGTGGCTAAATTTGCCAATCATTATGTAGTTGCACTATGTGAATAAAATCCTGACACCTTAAACTAAACAGAAACGTCTAACgatattgtttttttattattaatgtgtACGACTATAATATTTCATTTGACAAGACGCCTTGGAATTTCACTCCTAATGCGACACGTTCGTCAGAAACTGCAAATCGATCAAAATAATGTATAACCACGTACGCTAGGGGGCAATGTTGTAAAAGCGTAACATTCGTATTCGAAACTGCACCACGAAGAAGACAGCAGagcagtagaagaagaagagtctCCGGCTTTTGTTTATACCTTGATTATCTGTAGTTTTAGTCATTTTCGATCGATGAAGTTGCTGATATTTAGTGACAGGCCTTCACAATAAGTAAGATATATTTATGTTGGTTTCAATATTATAATGAATTGTTGGTGATTGAAGAATAGTGGACAGTGGAATAATTTAATCCAGTCCCTCTCTGGCAGGTATTGTTGGTCCAGGTATTGTTGCTATTCGCCAACCTTACTCAATATtacattcattatttttttctcctggCGGTAAATAAAACTAGATGCCAGCGTTTTACTTGTTATCAAACACAATTTAATGGTCTGTAGTACTATAGACTTGTTAAAATCTAAACAATTATTAAGTACTATGTGCATTTGATCAGAAGCGATCATCGTTTACGCGCCTACATTTTTATCTAGGAATGGATGGAAACACAGAAATGCTGCGTGGCAACGTtactaatgatgatgatggtcatgatGAGGGCAGTTCCTGGGTGTCAGTGTGTCCCAATGGTCTCTGGAAAGTCCAGCAAAAGCGATCCAGAGGCATTCAAAGTATGGtttccatttctgttttctctcttgGTTATCATTTTATGAAAGGTAAATacgatgttatttttctctTAAATCTCTAGGTATTTCCAGTGATTGTCCAAGATTGGGTTCTCTTTGCCAAGTCCGAGTGAGGCTGAAAGCTGAAGATGACGCTGATAATTTGGTTTCTGAACAGAGAAATGAGGGGATTTCAGCCCAGCGTGCACAACCATTCCCTGAGATGACAGAGGCCACAGCATTCTCTAGGCGTCAGGACTGTGTCATTCAAGTCCCAGTCGGTGACTGGACCACAATTCGGTTTGGAGAGGGTCAGTGTGATATCACAGAAGCATGTGTGGAGAGGATGAGACCCGGAGAAACATCTGAGGTGAGACTATAGACATGACATTACTCATTTTAACACACTCATCAACTATGAGAATGATCTAATTTTCAGATTTTGTCAGATTCTGATTTCCACAGTGCCAAATGGATCAGGTGTGTCTATTACCAAAGCAGCTAAGGAAAACCTGCCATTGCGTGCCACAGTTGAGCTCAGAGCCTTCACACCAGGCAAGGAATCGTGGGAGATGACTCTGTGTGAAAAGTGGGGGTGGGTGAAATCTCACAAAGAGAAAGGTGGTGTGAGATTTAGGAGTGGGGATGTGTGGGGTGCAGCTGACAGTTACAGTCGAGCCCTCAAACTCGTCATCACCATCCACGGCCATGTTGGAATGGTGAATGCACAAGGACAAAATCCTGACACAGTCTCACTGGACAGTGGAGACCAAACACACCTTCCCTCTGCAGATGAAGTCAGAACAACCAAAGCCGAGCTCCACTCCAACATGTCCTTATGCCAACTTAAATTGAATCAGCCAGAACGGGCAAGAACCAGTGCATCTAAAGCCACTCAGCTGGAGCCTGGGGGTGCAAAGGGCTGGTACCGACTTGGACAGGCCTGTCAGATGATAAATGAACTAGAAGAGGCCAGGCAGGCATTCAAGAAACTGCTGGAATTACAACCAGAATCACCTGCCGCTTTGAAGGCACTTAAAAACATTGcaagcaaagaaaaagaaacaaatgcgCTGATGGGTCTTAGGCTCAGTAAAATGTTTAGCTGAACAGTAATTTGGGTCAATGCTGTTAAATAATAAATTCACTCACTTGTGTAATGTAGAAATGCATTCATCCCCTCAGAAAAGGTGTTGTCTATGCACCGTTTTCTTTCTACTTTATTAGTCTGCTGCTATTGTGACACATTAATGAAtgtgatgaataaataaaaacgtTTAGTCTCTTCAGAAGTGAGTCGTGACTGAGTAGGTGGCGACCAGCAGGTGTCGCCATGCACAAGGGAATGTCATAGAAATGACCGCGTGTCAGCAAAATGCCGAAACCCGGGGTTTGAACCAGGCACCTTTAGATCTTCACTCTAACGCTCTCCCATTCCAGCCAATCATCTACGCAATTCAATCTTTCACCAGCCAATCATCTGCGTGATTCAATCTTTCACCAACCAATCATCtacgcgattcaatctttcaccaGCCATTCATCTGCGTGATTCAATCTTTCACCAACCAATCATCtacgcgattcaatctttcaccaGCCAATCATCtacgcgattcaatctttcaccaACCAATCATCtacgcgattcaatctttcaccaGCCAATCATCTGCGTGATTCAATCTTTCACCAACCAATCATCtacgcgattcaatctttcaccaACCAATCATCtacgcgattcaatctttcacaaGTGAATCAGAGATCTTTAAAAAACCAATTAAACTTCGAAGTCAATCTTCCGAAAAGCCAATCGATTGTGCGACTAATTTCTGGACAGCAAATTAAACTGCGGTGTCAATCTTTGGTAAAGCCAATCGACGCTCCATCTCCGTGGATTTTGCCAAGGTACGTGCGCAAATTGAGGTTTGTTATTCATTACTTTCTTTTTCATTCCACGCaaaatatcaccgtaaatgcttaatgcaatatgtccaagtcatgtcaggcatgtgtaacgctaatgtaacttAAACATACTTTAATTCGGGAATATTGCTATAAAGTTAGTGCAGTTGCTGCCGTAGCTTTAGCTTAGCtggttgcatttttttctgccgatgaaattgcttgttttctttggcagttgtacgctGTGTTTCTGATTgcttgttatgttataacattacAGAAAATGTCGACCAAGATATCCTGAACAGGCTGTCGACCAGTAGGTGTCGCCATGCACAAGGGAATGTCAGAAATGACCGCGTGTCAGCAAAATGCCGAAACCCGGGATCGAACCAGGGACCTTTAGATCTTCAGTCTAACGCTCTCCCAACTGAGCTATTTCGGCGGATAAGAACGCATATGTGTAATTTTCAAAGTTGTATTTCCTTAATGCTCTTGGTGCAAATGATAGGAAGAAAAGCATACAACTGTTATttatgaatttttttttttattccattaCAGATTCAGTTCTTCTTAGACTTCTTTGAGTTATCAGTCTTCGTCTGTGCTGCTGACAGCTGCCTCCATGAATCGACAATAAGCACCAGTGGTATAATGATCCACAGAAAGTTCAAGAAGATGTAGTAGAACCAGAAGTACACTGGATGGCCATATTCACTGTGAACATAACCATCTCTGTGTTCTGTATAAAAGTAAAGCACTGCTCCATACAGCTGACCtatgaataaaatgtgaaatgtgaACCACGTGAACTGATATGACAGGAAAAGTGACAATAAAATAATGAACTTACCCAATGAAACAATGAGCTGAAGAACAAATCTGTAAGGCTTGTTTGTTAAGAAGGCAAACAATATCCAAAGGCTGAAGGGTCCCCATGTCCAGGCAGTCACAGTCTCCATACAGACAGTAAAGTTATCTGATCTAGATGGGAAATTAAATTGCAATTATTCTACATCTGTTTTTTATAGCAAGGTCCACATTTAACAACGCATGTAAAAACGAACTTACATGACATATCTACTGTCTCCTTTAGAGTACTCCTTCCCtgtcagagaaaagaaaacatttttttaaaatagctgTCTGGTATAGATGGATTCATGGCGACTGCCTCTTTTTAGCATTTTGTGGAACATTTTTTAAAGGTATGCTTGTCTTTTAATTCTATGATATACTCACAGAGCTGCGATAGGAAACTCTGGTCTCCAGGAATAACATCATAATACAATGAGAACCAGCCCTCAATGACACAGTGGATGAAGCCACAGATGGCAAACCAGCACAAAGCCAGGCGCCTCCAGATCCCAAACCTGTTGCTGGACCCTGTAATGAGCCAGGTCACCAGCAGAAACAGTCCACATATAGAAAACAGGAACACCAGAATTTCTGACATGGATCGGTCATTGGCTACATAGTTGGGGATCAAAAGGTCTCTGGGCCAGTAGGGATGATGGATTTTAGCTCCTGAAGTGGTATCCATCTGTATCAAGAAAAGTTGGTAAATGCCTGCAATTCTGTCGTAaaagcagtttgttttgtttatctGTAGTGGTATACTTGATCTAAACTCCTTTACATCAAATAGTTGCAGCAATGTTTCGGTCAACTGTCTCAAATTAAGACAAAACGAATTAACTACCAAAACCACAAACACTAATAGAGATATCAATTGTCCTTACCTGCAAAACTGATGTGCAGATACAATTAGAAAAGAAGTGTTGGAAAAAAGATAGCGAGGAGTTTGGGACTAGAATCTGGACGAGCCATAATAGAACAGGTAAAGTACATCACGGAAGTCCCGAAAGAGTGGGGGCGGTGATTTGTGACGACAAAACCAATCCGAGGACACGGTCGATGGTTTACGTCACACATGTGATCTTTCAGACCTTTGATTGGTTTATCATCTCGGAACATGGTCCCAGCCCATGAACGCCACCAATTAAAACGTACATCTTGCGCCATGAGACAACCACCCCTTTCCCCTCAGACCATATAGTTTCAAACTTTCAATGTGGATTATTATACTGGGTAAAAGGTTGCACTACGGCATTTATACCTCGTTCCCTGTCATTCAGTCAGtcctttgttttaattattatatcaGCAATGTCAAAACCTCTAAACCTAATCCATATATACCATCGATCATTTGCATTCACTCGATGTAAACTAGGTTAGATGGGCTCATTTTATCATCGAAAAGCTAAAATATGTGTTTTTAtaattttaaaacataaaaatactCCCTTGCCGTTACAGGGTTTTAACCCTGCCGTGACCCGGATTCGAACCGGGGTTGCTGCGGCCACAACGCAGAGTACTGACCACTATACGATCACGGCGAGCTACTGGGAGGGTTGAAGAAATCGTATGTATTGGTGTTTATATAACGACCAAAAGAACTTATGACGCTATTATGTCATTGTTGGTCTTGTTAATTGTTGACAAAATTGGAACGCATAACTAGTTACTTGTTACGTTGACCATGCACTGCAGTTATGTTGTATAGATAGTTTTTACATTTGTTAATCGTTAATGAAGGGACCGTAAACCACGACCGCTGATGTTTAACCATATTTAATCATATTTACCGTATGTGAACCGTCTACATAGCTTTCTCccatttaattttcatttttttaagaaTCTATTCAGAATAAAGATACGATCCAGTAGGTGGCAGCCATGCACAAAACAGTCACAATATTTTACACGAAGAAGATCACGACGGCGCTTGATCACGTGATAGTTTGTGTCGTATGACGTCACTCGGAAGTACAGTATCAAAGCGTTTGATGGTAAGCGTTCTTTCGCTAATAACGAAGACGATAGCTCATTGCAAATCAGAAAAATAGACCAGACATGGGAGTTTCCAAATTGAAGAGTTCTGTGTTGCTGGACGAAGAACTATTACGTTTCATGGAGCTGTTGGAATTGCTGGAAGAGAAACGAACCGCTTTCAACTCTCTCATAGAGCAGGTAGTACAAACATTCATGTTGTCTAAACCTTTTGTCTTTTAAATGCATATACGCCGTACAAATTTAAGATCCTAATAAAGTGGCCATTTCACATCCTCCACAGGGCTGGTTTTCCATTTCCAAGGCTCGATATTCCATGGGAAACAAACAAGTGTCTGCACTCCAGTATGCAAGCGAAATAGAGCCACTGGTTCATGTTCACACTCGGTGAGGAATTAGTTTatacaggcttttttttttaaatcttggaATGAGATACTGACAATTCTATCTGTGGATTTCAGAACACTGGACAATGGTGGGGTGGATTTCCACACAGAAAGAGTACAACAAAACTATAGTAATGACACTGAACAGGATGCAAGGTCAGTGGAAGACATCGGACCTCAAGAAGAAGGTGAGTATTCTGTGGTTTCTGGGCAAATCTAATTTTGTTTTCCAATACTTTTTATTGATTACACTTTTGGGCTTTCACAGGCGTCAGAAGGAGAAAGGGGCAGGATAACAGAGGACTAAAGGATATGATGGAGAAAGATGCTTCCCATTTTGGGAGTACCACTAATGCAGTTCCACACCGGAAAAGTGAACCTAATCCTGGGCAGGATCCACTGAAATGGTTTGGAATTCTGGTCCCACAATCACTTAAACAAGCACAGTCATCATTCAAGCAAGGTACATGGTGACATTACATTTTcaaaaagtatatatatattaaaaatgaatgcaataatactgtaaataaaatcCTTCTTCCCTTACTTTGTTATAACCGTGCTTTGTTATAACAGTGCTCGAGCTCTCAGCAGAGATTGCAGCCCTTCAAACCTCCGTGATAAACACCAGACAGGAACTGAAGCGTCTCATGAAAGACAAACGCATTCTCGAGGAGAAGGTTTTAGAAGAGATGCATAGCAAGACAACAGACTAAAGAGGCCTTTTTCTGGCTGATCTGAGAGATTCTGTCACAGTAATTGACAGACAGGGATCTGGAGATCAAGCTTCATTTCCACCCAAACAATTAACATGAGAGTGACTTTTGTTTAATGAAAATCTGTTTCTGGTAAATGGCTGTACTAGCTTCAATGGACATTTCTGTGTATGTTGTATAGTAAATGtatatttgaaataaactttACGATGAATCCCATTCTTTATAGAACATTTGAAGTTGTTCAAGTTGTGTTGAATTATTAGaaaggtaaacatttatttctcaATATTTTCAAAGGTGTTAATATCAATACCAGTGATGTGTGTGGTTTATTACTTCATTAGATGCAtgtaatgatttttttaaatatttattttcatatgAGCTTCCGGTTTATTATTATCAATTCTGTTAAGActgtgttttgattttgaagGCAGAATTAGGCAAACTAATCCCAAATATTATATAATTCCTTTTTTAATACAACAATGTGCCTACATTTAATATATTTCAAACATATGTAATAGGCTGCATAacataacattaaaaaaaaatcattcccaATCCTAAATTTCCTTCATTTTTCTCATAATTCCAAAACATTTTCCACCAGCATCAATGCGCCATGAACACCCCGTGATCCATAACGCATCAAATATCGCAGCGGGCACCACCTACATAGGCGGTTAAATCCCGAACGTGAGCGGAGAGTGTCGAAACTCTCCTTTATTGTGTGCTTCCTGCTCCGATGACAGCTCCGGGTCCCCACAAagctctgcctcctccaaacGTTGGAAGGAAGCGCACGAACGGCGGATCGGATGTAGCCTCGAAATATTATTGACACTTCCAGACATCCGCAGCAGCCCGCGGAGCATCTGATTGTTAACCACCCTTCGAGCTCCAGCTTGCAGCAGAAATTTATTTTGTGCTGCAGACagcaatatttattttcatttttttcggATGAGGGGATTTGTAGGTAAACACGCCGGCCCGCGCTAATGAGGAGAGGCGATAAATCGTCGTAAATTAATTACAATTTGGAGCGGAGGAACCGTGCTCTGATGGCGTCGGTGTCGAAAGTGTCTATTCTGGATTATTTTAATATTGTCTTTGAAGGTGAGAATGGCAAAATTGAATCCAACTGCAAGGCTTGTGGCACCAGAATCCAGGCAAAGCGGAGCGTCACGTCTAACTTCGTAACGCATCTCAAGGTAATAATATTTGAAATATTACTAGCGGATTTGTCCAGTTATATCTCTGCCACCTCATGCAGATGAATATTTTAATTCCACAGCAGCTGGTGTAAATAAACAAACTCGTATTGTATTCCCTAGGGCTAAAGAAGAGAATTAAATGCTGTGGTTGCCAATCAATAACATTGTTGTGTCCCATGCGTCTCTCTGCCATTCAGAGGAAGCACCAGGCCATGTATGATGACTTTGTGAAGAGGAAGGATATGAAGAGGGAAGGTTACCCTGCTGGGTCTCTGCATAGTTTCACCACCAATGGAGGAAATACCCGTTATACTCTCCCcattgctgctgcaggaggagctgttgGAGCAATGGGAAGTCTGGAAGGAGGAGTAGGAGGTAGCTTTGGAGGAGGGGTGGCCAAGTTTGACAGACATGATCCACGTCAGGTGTGTATTGTCCCATCCTCACGTGACTGAGCATGTCATATGGTGTTAATTGATACAATTTTGTCAGTACAGGTTCTGATCTCCGAGGCCATAGCTAAGATGATTGTGCGTGATCTGCAGCCGGTGTCCATAGTGGAAAACAAAGGCTTCAgagagctgctccagctccttgaGCCACGCTACACCCCGGAGCAACAGCATTACATTCAAAGTCAGCTCCTGCCAGCCTATGCCTACCAGGCACAGCTAGCAACCCGTCAGGCTCTGACCTCGGCTCATGCTCTGAGCCTTAGCTTGGATCTCTGGCAGGGTTTACCAGGAGCCACTTCTGGGTAAGGAGGTAAAATCAACCAGACAGTCTCATTTCCCCTCAATTTGCTTCCTTCCAGATGGGTCAagttctgtgtctctgtctgtagGTACCTTGGTGTTACCTGCCATTTTCTTACAGCTGATTGGCAGATGCAGTCAGCTCTGTTGGCATGTCTGCCTCTGACTGAGGGCAGTTCCGGGAGTCGAGTGCTCGCAGATTTTGACGAGGTATGCCAGTCCCATGGAGTGGTGGGCCGGGCGTTTCGTGTTGTTGCAGACCCTTTCCTGGCAACAAGGACAGCAAAAGCATGTTGTCTTCCTGGGTTCCTGTTTCCATCACCTAACGGGCAAAATGAGGATGGTGACAAAGAGGGATGCATTTGTAAGAATGTTGAAGACAGGATACAGAATGACCATAGTGACAATGTGAAGGCTGGAGAATGGGATGATTCTTGGGAGCAGGGTCTGGGGGCTTGCCGAGTTGACTGTTTCACCCGCTCACTTGAACAATGTGTCAGAATGGGCATCTGCTCATGCCCACAGTTTTCTTCCACGTTGGCAAAAGCCGCTTGTTTTTACAACTACATTACCTCAGCCGTCCCACCTGAGAAGCTTTCTCAGGTATTTGATAGACCAGGAAATGCCCCTCCCACTGTCAGAGACTGGGCTGCTCAGCTTAAGGTACTCTTAAAACTATTTTTAATACCTTTTTCacaagcagtataaacacaAACCAAACTTTTTTCATCATTCCTTTCAGGTACTTCGGCGGATGCTAGATTCTGTAGATTTTTTGGAAGACTTGAGCAGTCCTGAGGAGTTGGCGCTGGGCGGATCAGAGCGGACCCTGCTGAGGGAGCTCACGGACATCCTGGAGCCTTTCACTGAGGCCTGGGACATGGTGCATGGGGACAGAGAGTCTGACATTCACACAGAGAGACATGTGTCGATCAGCCTGGCTCTGCCATGTGTTCTAGGCCTCCGTAAGCATCTCTCTGAAACATCAATGCCCAACTGTCCCTCTCTAGTGGTAGGCCTCACCCAGGCTTTAGAGAGCTGGCTGGCCCCAATATTGGAGGATCCCCTCTACATCACTGCTACCACCCTGGACCCCCAGTTCAAGCTTACATGGAGCAGCAACCCTGACTGGCACAGGCAAGTTCTCATAGAGGAGTTACACAAACAATCTACAGTCTATAGGCCTACAGAAGCCAACACGGAACAAAACCCTCAATCCCAGACTCCTCCTACACCATCTCCCTCACCAGTCTCCACCCTGTCACGGCCGTGCAAGCTTTTCTCTTTCATCAAGCAGAGACCCACAATGCAGGCCAAGAGTCTGGAGCAAGAGTTGGCCATCTACCTTCGCGAGGAACCCACCGAAGAGGAGGCTTTACATTATTGGCAACGTAAAGCAATTGActttc
This genomic window from Takifugu rubripes chromosome 3, fTakRub1.2, whole genome shotgun sequence contains:
- the fkbpl gene encoding FK506-binding protein-like; this encodes MDGNTEMLRGNVTNDDDGHDEGSSWVSVCPNGLWKVQQKRSRGIQSISSDCPRLGSLCQVRVRLKAEDDADNLVSEQRNEGISAQRAQPFPEMTEATAFSRRQDCVIQVPVGDWTTIRFGEGQCDITEACVERMRPGETSEILISTVPNGSGVSITKAAKENLPLRATVELRAFTPGKESWEMTLCEKWGWVKSHKEKGGVRFRSGDVWGAADSYSRALKLVITIHGHVGMVNAQGQNPDTVSLDSGDQTHLPSADEVRTTKAELHSNMSLCQLKLNQPERARTSASKATQLEPGGAKGWYRLGQACQMINELEEARQAFKKLLELQPESPAALKALKNIASKEKETNALMGLRLSKMFS
- the ebp gene encoding 3-beta-hydroxysteroid-Delta(8),Delta(7)-isomerase, translating into MDTTSGAKIHHPYWPRDLLIPNYVANDRSMSEILVFLFSICGLFLLVTWLITGSSNRFGIWRRLALCWFAICGFIHCVIEGWFSLYYDVIPGDQSFLSQLWKEYSKGDSRYVISDNFTVCMETVTAWTWGPFSLWILFAFLTNKPYRFVLQLIVSLGQLYGAVLYFYTEHRDGYVHSEYGHPVYFWFYYIFLNFLWIIIPLVLIVDSWRQLSAAQTKTDNSKKSKKN
- the vma22 gene encoding coiled-coil domain-containing protein 115 — translated: MGVSKLKSSVLLDEELLRFMELLELLEEKRTAFNSLIEQGWFSISKARYSMGNKQVSALQYASEIEPLVHVHTRTLDNGGVDFHTERVQQNYSNDTEQDARSVEDIGPQEEGVRRRKGQDNRGLKDMMEKDASHFGSTTNAVPHRKSEPNPGQDPLKWFGILVPQSLKQAQSSFKQVLELSAEIAALQTSVINTRQELKRLMKDKRILEEKVLEEMHSKTTD
- the LOC115249197 gene encoding zinc finger BED domain-containing protein 4 isoform X1, translating into MASVSKVSILDYFNIVFEGENGKIESNCKACGTRIQAKRSVTSNFVTHLKRKHQAMYDDFVKRKDMKREGYPAGSLHSFTTNGGNTRYTLPIAAAGGAVGAMGSLEGGVGGSFGGGVAKFDRHDPRQVLISEAIAKMIVRDLQPVSIVENKGFRELLQLLEPRYTPEQQHYIQSQLLPAYAYQAQLATRQALTSAHALSLSLDLWQGLPGATSGYLGVTCHFLTADWQMQSALLACLPLTEGSSGSRVLADFDEVCQSHGVVGRAFRVVADPFLATRTAKACCLPGFLFPSPNGQNEDGDKEGCICKNVEDRIQNDHSDNVKAGEWDDSWEQGLGACRVDCFTRSLEQCVRMGICSCPQFSSTLAKAACFYNYITSAVPPEKLSQVFDRPGNAPPTVRDWAAQLKVLRRMLDSVDFLEDLSSPEELALGGSERTLLRELTDILEPFTEAWDMVHGDRESDIHTERHVSISLALPCVLGLRKHLSETSMPNCPSLVVGLTQALESWLAPILEDPLYITATTLDPQFKLTWSSNPDWHRQVLIEELHKQSTVYRPTEANTEQNPQSQTPPTPSPSPVSTLSRPCKLFSFIKQRPTMQAKSLEQELAIYLREEPTEEEALHYWQRKAIDFPLLSQVAKRAFTIPACGTVVESIFNTARYSLQPRRGHIVPKNLETLIYLKANYRLLWT
- the LOC115249197 gene encoding zinc finger BED domain-containing protein 4 isoform X2, with amino-acid sequence MGSLEGGVGGSFGGGVAKFDRHDPRQVLISEAIAKMIVRDLQPVSIVENKGFRELLQLLEPRYTPEQQHYIQSQLLPAYAYQAQLATRQALTSAHALSLSLDLWQGLPGATSGYLGVTCHFLTADWQMQSALLACLPLTEGSSGSRVLADFDEVCQSHGVVGRAFRVVADPFLATRTAKACCLPGFLFPSPNGQNEDGDKEGCICKNVEDRIQNDHSDNVKAGEWDDSWEQGLGACRVDCFTRSLEQCVRMGICSCPQFSSTLAKAACFYNYITSAVPPEKLSQVFDRPGNAPPTVRDWAAQLKVLRRMLDSVDFLEDLSSPEELALGGSERTLLRELTDILEPFTEAWDMVHGDRESDIHTERHVSISLALPCVLGLRKHLSETSMPNCPSLVVGLTQALESWLAPILEDPLYITATTLDPQFKLTWSSNPDWHRQVLIEELHKQSTVYRPTEANTEQNPQSQTPPTPSPSPVSTLSRPCKLFSFIKQRPTMQAKSLEQELAIYLREEPTEEEALHYWQRKAIDFPLLSQVAKRAFTIPACGTVVESIFNTARYSLQPRRGHIVPKNLETLIYLKANYRLLWT